Proteins found in one Clostridium kluyveri DSM 555 genomic segment:
- the cysW gene encoding sulfate ABC transporter permease subunit CysW — MEKGYYTKSSVIKYLLIAATIIFLFIMLGMPLILIFIEAFKKGKDAYMMAITEENTISAVKLTLIASGLAVILNTIFGTIMAFTATKFKFRGRNFLITLIDLPFAISPVIAGLIYVLTFGRGGLFYNFLFQHDIKIVFALPGIVLATIFVTFPFVAREIIPLMITQGTDEEEAAASMGANLWTIFTKITLPNIKWGLLYGIVLCSARAIGEFGAVSVVSGHIRGETNTLPLHVEILYNEYQFSASFAVSSILVFIAIVILILRNIIEWKVKKEVK, encoded by the coding sequence TTGGAAAAAGGATACTATACTAAATCTAGTGTAATTAAGTATTTACTCATAGCAGCAACTATAATATTTTTATTTATAATGCTGGGGATGCCGCTGATACTTATATTTATAGAAGCCTTTAAAAAAGGTAAAGATGCATATATGATGGCTATTACAGAGGAAAATACTATTTCGGCTGTGAAACTTACTTTAATAGCTTCCGGCCTGGCGGTTATTTTAAATACTATATTCGGGACAATAATGGCATTTACTGCAACAAAATTTAAATTTCGAGGTAGAAATTTCTTAATTACGCTTATAGATCTTCCATTTGCTATTTCGCCGGTTATAGCTGGATTGATATATGTACTGACTTTTGGAAGAGGCGGTTTATTTTATAATTTTCTATTTCAACATGATATAAAAATAGTTTTCGCACTACCTGGTATAGTACTGGCTACGATATTTGTAACTTTTCCTTTTGTGGCCAGGGAAATAATACCTCTAATGATTACACAGGGAACTGATGAGGAAGAAGCGGCAGCTTCCATGGGGGCAAATTTGTGGACAATATTCACAAAAATAACACTGCCCAATATAAAGTGGGGACTTCTGTATGGAATAGTATTGTGCAGTGCCCGTGCTATAGGTGAATTTGGAGCTGTTTCTGTGGTTTCCGGACATATAAGAGGAGAAACTAACACTTTGCCACTGCATGTAGAAATATTATATAATGAATATCAATTTTCTGCATCTTTTGCAGTATCATCAATTTTAGTATTTATAGCTATTGTGATTTTAATTTTGAGGAATATTATTGAGTGGAAAGTGAAAAAAGAGGTGAAATAA
- the cysT gene encoding sulfate ABC transporter permease subunit CysT → MVKKTRVIPGFNVSMGLAILYLSLIVLIPLSTILIQTSKMGFDDFIRTVTNPRVIASYKISFGCAFIAAGINAVFGLIISWVLVRYDFRFKRFLDGCIDLPFALPTAVAGISLTTLYSKNGWIGSVLAKFGIQGSFSTFGITVALIFIGIPFVVRTVQPVLEDLNVSIEEAASILGASRIQIFFKVIFPQLIAPLLTGFSLAFARGIGEYGSVVFIAGNKPMKTEIAPLLIMTKLEQFDYSGATAIALVMLVFSFFMLFIINLIQWRANKYA, encoded by the coding sequence ATGGTTAAAAAGACAAGAGTTATCCCGGGCTTTAATGTATCTATGGGATTGGCTATTTTATATTTGAGTTTAATAGTTTTAATTCCGCTCAGTACAATATTGATTCAAACATCTAAAATGGGATTTGATGATTTCATAAGAACTGTAACAAATCCAAGGGTGATAGCATCATATAAGATAAGTTTTGGATGTGCATTTATAGCAGCCGGCATAAATGCTGTTTTTGGATTGATTATTTCCTGGGTACTTGTACGATATGATTTTCGTTTTAAAAGATTTCTGGATGGATGTATAGATTTGCCCTTTGCTCTTCCTACAGCTGTTGCAGGTATTTCACTTACAACACTTTATTCAAAAAATGGATGGATTGGCTCTGTATTAGCTAAATTTGGCATACAGGGATCCTTTTCCACATTTGGAATTACTGTGGCATTGATATTCATAGGAATCCCCTTTGTTGTACGTACAGTGCAGCCGGTTTTAGAAGATTTAAATGTTAGCATAGAGGAGGCAGCTTCTATTTTAGGTGCATCTAGAATACAGATTTTTTTCAAGGTAATATTTCCACAGCTCATTGCTCCTCTTTTAACTGGATTTTCACTTGCTTTTGCAAGAGGAATAGGTGAATATGGATCTGTGGTATTTATAGCTGGAAATAAACCTATGAAAACTGAAATAGCTCCTCTTTTGATAATGACCAAGCTTGAACAGTTTGATTATTCGGGAGCAACAGCCATAGCTTTGGTTATGCTTGTATTTTCATTTTTTATGTTGTTTATTATAAATTTAATTCAATGGAGAGCCAACAAATATGCATAG
- a CDS encoding sulfate/molybdate ABC transporter ATP-binding protein — MYVEVRNLNKNFGSYEASKNISFGIERGKLIGLLGPSGSGKTTILRIIAGLETADSGEIYIDGKLVNDISPGKRGIGFVFQNYALFRNMTVYQNIAFGLSIKKEDKKYIKERVTELIELIGLKGLEKRYPSQLSGGQKQRVAFARAIAPKPQLLLLDEPFAAIDAKVRKELRTWLKQMIHKLGITSVFVTHDQEEAVEVADEIIITNLGSIEQIGSAVEIYKNPQTAFVATFVGESTIIKDFSEFKAFKRLPSGAKAIIRPEFVEIGRKGEIQSELACDKGTITDISFAGSNWVVTVKIGNTEISGVYSLEKDNLNLGEEVTVLVHRLYLFNDNKVEIIENNLKSDITSAYI, encoded by the coding sequence ATGTATGTTGAAGTCAGAAACCTTAATAAAAATTTTGGAAGTTATGAAGCATCAAAGAATATATCCTTTGGGATAGAACGAGGAAAGTTGATAGGACTGCTTGGACCAAGTGGAAGCGGAAAGACTACAATACTTCGTATAATTGCAGGACTTGAGACTGCTGATAGCGGAGAAATTTATATTGATGGAAAGTTAGTCAATGATATATCTCCAGGAAAAAGGGGAATAGGGTTTGTTTTTCAAAATTATGCTCTTTTTAGAAATATGACGGTATATCAAAATATAGCATTTGGACTTTCTATTAAGAAGGAAGATAAGAAATATATAAAAGAAAGAGTTACAGAATTGATAGAACTTATTGGGCTTAAAGGTTTGGAAAAAAGATATCCAAGTCAATTGTCAGGAGGTCAGAAACAAAGAGTTGCTTTTGCAAGGGCCATTGCTCCAAAACCGCAGTTGCTCCTTCTTGATGAACCTTTTGCTGCTATTGATGCAAAAGTAAGAAAAGAACTTAGAACCTGGCTCAAACAGATGATACACAAATTGGGAATAACTAGTGTATTTGTAACCCATGATCAAGAAGAAGCGGTGGAAGTGGCAGATGAAATTATAATAACTAATTTGGGAAGTATTGAGCAAATAGGCAGTGCGGTTGAAATATATAAAAATCCCCAAACTGCTTTTGTAGCAACATTTGTCGGCGAATCAACTATTATTAAGGATTTTAGTGAATTTAAAGCATTTAAGCGGCTTCCATCGGGAGCAAAAGCTATTATAAGACCTGAATTTGTTGAAATTGGAAGAAAGGGCGAAATACAATCTGAGCTTGCCTGTGACAAAGGCACTATTACAGATATTTCTTTTGCAGGTTCCAACTGGGTAGTAACTGTCAAAATAGGAAATACTGAAATTTCAGGAGTTTATTCGCTGGAAAAGGACAATCTCAATTTAGGCGAAGAAGTAACTGTTCTTGTGCACAGATTATATTTATTTAATGATAATAAAGTAGAAATTATTGAAAACAATTTGAAATCTGATATTACATCTGCATATATATAA